From a single Desulfobacterales bacterium genomic region:
- the hemL gene encoding glutamate-1-semialdehyde 2,1-aminomutase gives MKNERSRELFGEAVKVIPGGVNSPVRACRSVGIDPLFIERGQGSTIWDADGNAYIDYVGSWGPMILGHRDPSVIAAIEKVLERGTSFGAPTDLEIDLARMVIDAVSSVEMVRMVNSGTEATMSAIRLARGVTGRDTVIKFDGCYHGHADTLLVAAGSGVATLQIPGSPGVPGAFVTHTVSLPYNGIEAFKAVMADRGDHIACVIVEPVAGNMGLVKPVPGFLETLREETKKHGSLLIFDEVMTGFRVAYGGAQKVYGIDPDLTTLGKIIGGGMPVGAYGGKGEYMRQIAPVGPVYQAGTLSGNPVAMAAGIATLNRLKAPGIYERLATKTNRLVEGLKAALKKTGISASVDCIGSMMGLFFTDIPVRNFDDAKTCDLKRFTTFYQGMLKRGIYLAPSQFEAGFVSLAHSDADIDRTIAAAQEVFAEL, from the coding sequence ATGAAAAATGAAAGATCCCGTGAACTTTTTGGTGAGGCCGTGAAGGTGATTCCGGGAGGAGTGAACAGCCCGGTTCGTGCATGCCGGTCTGTGGGCATTGACCCGCTTTTTATTGAACGCGGCCAGGGCAGCACAATTTGGGATGCGGACGGCAACGCTTATATTGATTATGTGGGAAGTTGGGGACCCATGATATTAGGGCACCGCGATCCGTCGGTGATTGCCGCCATTGAAAAGGTGCTTGAACGGGGAACGAGTTTTGGTGCGCCAACGGATCTCGAAATCGATTTGGCACGGATGGTCATTGATGCGGTCAGCTCCGTTGAAATGGTTCGAATGGTCAATTCCGGCACTGAGGCCACCATGAGCGCCATTCGTCTGGCGAGGGGCGTGACCGGTCGCGATACCGTCATTAAATTTGACGGTTGCTATCACGGTCATGCGGATACGTTACTTGTGGCGGCTGGCTCGGGGGTTGCGACCCTTCAGATACCCGGCAGTCCGGGCGTTCCCGGTGCCTTTGTCACGCATACGGTTTCCTTGCCATATAATGGCATCGAAGCGTTCAAGGCGGTAATGGCGGACAGGGGGGACCATATTGCTTGCGTGATCGTGGAACCGGTAGCCGGAAATATGGGCCTGGTAAAACCCGTCCCGGGTTTTTTGGAAACACTTCGCGAGGAGACGAAAAAGCACGGCAGCCTGCTCATTTTTGACGAGGTCATGACCGGATTTCGGGTGGCTTACGGAGGCGCGCAAAAAGTCTACGGCATTGACCCGGATTTGACCACCCTTGGAAAAATCATCGGGGGCGGCATGCCGGTGGGTGCTTACGGCGGCAAAGGTGAGTATATGAGACAGATCGCACCCGTTGGGCCGGTATACCAGGCAGGCACCCTGTCCGGTAATCCCGTGGCCATGGCGGCGGGGATCGCCACCTTAAACAGGCTTAAGGCGCCGGGCATTTATGAGCGCCTGGCCACTAAAACCAATCGGTTGGTCGAAGGGCTCAAAGCCGCGCTGAAAAAAACCGGAATTTCGGCTTCGGTGGACTGTATCGGTTCCATGATGGGGCTTTTTTTCACCGATATACCGGTGAGAAATTTTGATGATGCCAAAACCTGTGACCTAAAGCGGTTTACGACCTTTTATCAGGGAATGCTCAAGCGGGGTATCTACCTGGCTCCCTCGCAGTTCGAGGCGGGCTTTGTGTCTTTGGCCCATAGCGACGCCGATATCGACCGGACCATCGCCGCAGCGCAGGAAGTGTTTGCCGAACTGTAA
- a CDS encoding histidinol-phosphatase: MRLVSVHGGHSAEFCAHAQDSLEDILQAYIKKGFSWVGITEHMPPPKNHFRYPEEVRIGLTADNLYRRFACYIRKGNALKEKYRSVIQMAVGFETEIYSGALPFAQHLIKMFQPDYVVGSLHHVDDYMFDYDEAHYRRAAAAAGDMNSLYLRYFDLQYKMLTTLRPAVVGHFDLIRIFDPDYKTRLDQSAIREKILRNLAFIRSAGLRLDLNMRALYKGGSEPYISSSILTEALNLGIPVIPGDDSHGIDTVGYKIKEGIELLSSMGFDTNWQLPG; encoded by the coding sequence ATGCGTCTGGTTTCGGTTCACGGCGGGCATAGCGCCGAGTTTTGCGCACACGCGCAGGACAGCCTGGAAGACATCCTTCAGGCATATATCAAAAAGGGCTTCTCCTGGGTCGGCATCACGGAGCACATGCCGCCGCCGAAAAATCACTTCCGCTATCCGGAAGAAGTCCGGATAGGGCTGACCGCCGATAACCTCTACCGGCGGTTTGCCTGTTATATTCGAAAAGGCAATGCATTAAAGGAAAAATACAGGTCCGTCATTCAAATGGCCGTCGGGTTTGAAACGGAAATCTATTCCGGCGCGTTGCCCTTTGCACAACATTTGATTAAGATGTTTCAGCCGGACTATGTGGTAGGCTCCCTTCATCATGTCGATGATTACATGTTCGACTATGACGAAGCGCATTACCGCCGTGCCGCGGCTGCCGCCGGCGACATGAATTCGTTGTACCTGCGTTATTTTGACCTTCAATACAAAATGCTCACCACCCTTCGGCCGGCCGTAGTGGGTCATTTTGATCTTATCCGCATCTTTGACCCGGATTACAAAACCCGCCTTGATCAGTCCGCCATTCGGGAAAAAATTCTGCGAAACCTGGCATTTATTCGTTCCGCCGGGTTGCGTCTCGATCTCAATATGCGGGCGCTGTACAAAGGCGGCTCAGAGCCCTATATTTCCAGCTCAATTTTAACCGAAGCGTTGAATCTGGGGATACCCGTTATTCCCGGAGACGATTCTCACGGAATCGACACCGTCGGATACAAGATAAAAGAGGGGATTGAACTTCTTTCATCCATGGGCTTTGATACCAACTGGCAGCTGCCGGGATAG
- the trxB gene encoding thioredoxin-disulfide reductase codes for MAHSEVYDLIIVGGGAGGLNAGIYAMRAALQTVLIEKGIPGGQITMTEEVENYLGFEHVTGADLAMKFSQHAQAYGLDVRSQEVVAVEPGLAHHTVILADQTRLKAYAVILGTGGSPKRLNVPGESELYGKGVSYCGVCDGFFFRNKTVVVVGGGDTAAEEALYLAKLTKQVYLVHRRDALRAGMILQERLKADCKIELVWNTVITRIQADAQGVTAVKLKDVNTGETRDLPTDGVFIFVGFSPNNTLVPAGTKMNAEGYVITNERCETNTPGIFAIGDLREKYARQIVLSAADGCTAALAAAHYVETKKAVDDTCQLSE; via the coding sequence ATGGCGCACTCTGAAGTCTATGATCTTATCATCGTCGGTGGCGGTGCGGGCGGGCTCAACGCCGGCATTTATGCCATGCGGGCAGCCTTACAAACGGTTTTGATTGAAAAAGGAATTCCTGGCGGCCAGATCACCATGACCGAAGAGGTGGAAAACTACCTGGGGTTTGAGCATGTCACAGGCGCGGATCTGGCCATGAAATTCTCTCAGCATGCGCAAGCCTACGGACTCGATGTGCGTTCACAGGAGGTCGTGGCGGTAGAGCCCGGCCTTGCACATCATACGGTTATTCTGGCGGACCAAACCCGTTTAAAAGCTTATGCGGTCATTTTGGGCACCGGCGGCAGTCCCAAGAGATTGAACGTGCCGGGCGAATCCGAGCTATACGGGAAAGGCGTTTCCTATTGCGGGGTTTGCGACGGCTTTTTTTTCAGAAACAAGACCGTTGTGGTAGTGGGCGGCGGGGATACGGCTGCCGAAGAAGCCCTCTATTTGGCAAAGCTGACCAAACAGGTGTATCTTGTTCATCGCAGAGATGCGCTTCGGGCAGGCATGATATTACAGGAACGGCTTAAAGCCGATTGTAAAATTGAGCTTGTTTGGAACACGGTCATCACCCGCATTCAAGCCGACGCGCAGGGCGTGACCGCCGTTAAGCTCAAAGACGTTAACACCGGCGAGACCCGGGATCTCCCTACGGACGGCGTTTTTATCTTTGTCGGCTTTTCTCCCAATAATACGCTGGTGCCGGCCGGAACCAAAATGAATGCCGAGGGGTATGTCATCACAAACGAACGCTGCGAAACCAATACCCCCGGCATCTTTGCCATCGGAGATCTGAGAGAAAAATACGCCCGGCAGATTGTGCTTTCGGCAGCCGACGGCTGTACGGCCGCGCTGGCCGCGGCGCATTATGTGGAAACCAAAAAAGCCGTTGATGACACTTGCCAATTGTCCGAATAG
- a CDS encoding KamA family radical SAM protein: MENWREILRQSLTNARQLAEHLPIDTARVSSVAARYPFCINPYYFSLIETKDDAIWRQVVPNAAELTDEVGVPDPLAEEPLSPVSNLIHRYPDRVVLLVSNECAAYCRFCMRKRRVGLPLPAFTDSVLFDVIDYLRREPRVRDVILSGGDPLLLETDALERILSALRKIAHIEVIRIHTRTPCTLPQRITHRLVSMLKQFHPLYVNTHFNHPREITPEAAVACARLADAGMPLGNQTVLLKGVNDDAIIMKQLFQQLLKLRVRPYYLHHPDLVRGTGHFRVPIQKGLEIMSLIQGHTSGLCMPHYVIDVPGGGGKVPLLSEYVKGVSQSRLTVETYSGKQFEYPVD, from the coding sequence ATGGAAAACTGGCGGGAGATTCTTCGACAAAGCCTCACCAACGCAAGGCAACTGGCCGAGCACTTGCCGATCGATACCGCGAGGGTTTCTTCTGTAGCGGCTCGCTATCCTTTTTGCATCAACCCGTATTATTTTTCACTGATTGAAACGAAAGACGATGCGATTTGGCGGCAGGTTGTACCGAATGCGGCCGAGTTAACCGATGAGGTCGGTGTTCCGGATCCCTTGGCCGAAGAGCCGCTGTCCCCGGTTTCAAATCTGATTCATCGCTATCCGGACCGGGTGGTGCTTCTGGTTTCCAATGAATGCGCGGCGTATTGTCGCTTTTGCATGCGCAAGCGGCGCGTGGGCCTGCCTTTGCCGGCGTTTACGGATTCGGTGCTGTTTGATGTCATTGACTATCTGCGCCGGGAACCCCGGGTGCGGGACGTGATTCTCTCCGGCGGAGATCCCTTGCTGCTGGAGACCGATGCGCTTGAACGGATTCTCTCCGCGCTTCGAAAAATCGCACATATCGAAGTGATTCGCATTCATACCCGAACACCGTGTACCCTGCCGCAAAGAATCACCCACCGCCTGGTATCGATGCTGAAACAATTTCATCCACTCTATGTGAATACCCACTTCAATCACCCGCGGGAAATAACGCCCGAAGCCGCAGTGGCCTGCGCCCGATTGGCCGATGCCGGAATGCCGCTGGGAAACCAGACCGTGTTGTTGAAAGGTGTCAATGATGATGCGATCATCATGAAACAACTTTTTCAGCAACTGCTTAAACTCCGGGTTCGGCCCTACTATCTGCACCATCCGGATCTGGTTCGGGGAACCGGCCATTTTCGGGTTCCCATTCAAAAAGGACTTGAAATCATGTCGCTAATTCAGGGACACACCTCGGGTTTGTGTATGCCCCATTACGTGATCGATGTACCGGGCGGCGGCGGAAAGGTTCCGTTGCTGTCGGAATATGTAAAAGGTGTCTCACAAAGCCGGCTTACCGTAGAAACCTATAGCGGAAAACAATTCGAATATCCGGTGGATTGA
- a CDS encoding AmpG family muropeptide MFS transporter, giving the protein MVGTWPLAPIKTAGRNELLTLIFSRRMLTAFLMGFFCGLPLLLTKDVLQAWMSDSGMDLSVIGLMSLAGIPYTVKFLWAPFLDRFSLPVLGRRRGWLLIAQLCLTASIAGLALLSTPLKSPALIVIMAFWVCFFSASQDVVTDAYRREDLPTQELGLGSALYVNGYRLGMILAGGGGLILADHLSFSTVYLLMAACLLPGIATTLLTPEPAAPFGMPQTIRQAVIHPLTEYFNRPQALSILGFILLYKIGDTMAATMAMPFYLAAGYGKTQIGAVVKIFGFWATIGGGLAGGILMLRFGIYRCLWWFGILQASSTACFAVLARIAPSLPALSSVIAFENLSSGMGTAAYAAFLAGLTHKRFTATQYALLSSIMGIPRVFAGAATGYLAQWIGWELFFIFCTLMAVPGLLLLKTIGNQNTESL; this is encoded by the coding sequence TTGGTCGGAACGTGGCCACTTGCGCCGATAAAAACCGCCGGGAGAAACGAGCTGCTTACACTCATTTTCAGCCGACGCATGCTGACGGCATTTCTGATGGGGTTTTTCTGCGGGTTGCCCCTGTTGCTGACAAAGGATGTGCTTCAAGCGTGGATGAGTGATTCGGGTATGGATTTGTCCGTGATCGGGCTGATGTCCCTTGCGGGGATTCCCTACACCGTCAAGTTTCTTTGGGCGCCGTTTCTGGACCGGTTCAGCTTGCCCGTGCTGGGCCGGCGGCGGGGATGGTTGTTGATTGCACAGCTATGCCTGACGGCATCGATCGCGGGGCTGGCGCTGTTGTCAACGCCCCTGAAGAGTCCTGCGCTGATCGTCATCATGGCCTTCTGGGTGTGCTTTTTCAGCGCGTCCCAGGATGTGGTGACGGATGCTTATCGCCGAGAGGATCTGCCCACGCAGGAATTGGGACTCGGATCGGCCTTATATGTGAATGGATACCGGCTCGGAATGATCCTGGCCGGCGGGGGCGGGCTGATACTGGCGGATCATCTGTCCTTTTCCACCGTCTATCTTTTGATGGCCGCCTGTTTATTGCCCGGAATCGCGACAACCCTATTAACGCCGGAGCCGGCAGCCCCCTTCGGCATGCCGCAAACCATTCGCCAGGCCGTCATTCACCCGCTCACGGAATATTTCAACCGGCCGCAGGCACTGTCCATCCTTGGTTTCATTCTGCTTTATAAAATCGGCGATACGATGGCCGCCACCATGGCCATGCCCTTTTATCTGGCTGCCGGATACGGCAAAACCCAGATCGGCGCTGTTGTCAAAATTTTCGGGTTTTGGGCCACCATCGGCGGCGGGCTGGCCGGCGGCATTCTGATGCTTCGATTCGGCATATATCGATGCCTCTGGTGGTTCGGCATTCTTCAAGCCTCATCAACCGCCTGTTTTGCGGTTTTAGCCCGAATAGCGCCTTCTCTGCCCGCCCTCAGCAGCGTCATCGCCTTTGAAAACTTAAGCAGCGGCATGGGGACGGCGGCCTATGCCGCGTTTTTAGCCGGCCTGACCCATAAACGCTTTACGGCCACCCAATACGCCCTTCTTAGCAGCATCATGGGCATTCCGCGCGTATTTGCCGGCGCCGCCACCGGATACCTCGCCCAATGGATCGGCTGGGAGCTCTTTTTCATCTTCTGCACCCTTATGGCCGTTCCCGGCTTGCTGCTGCTGAAGACCATCGGCAATCAAAACACCGAATCGTTATAA
- a CDS encoding phosphoenolpyruvate carboxykinase (GTP), whose translation MLRIKTAVLARSLITGLKGEKEMGMGKENYSLTLEKGIDIVLQLGGISTLADAWNVFKAKMDAANFSKIQKIKNEKVLLKIANAIAMCVPDAVFVNTGTEKDREFVRDLSLKKGEEAPLPMKNHTIHYDLKEEQGRIVDRTFYIINPDEKVSSLANGMVRAQALTEVKEKMAGIMRGKTMILGFYMRGPVGAPASNPALEMSSSTYVLHSADLLYRNAFDQFDAEVTRLGHFFTNIHSEGLNRPEDLPNARVLMDRSYRTTYSFNCTYAGNTLLMKKGNHRFAVDKAVYEGRGRELAEHMFITGIKGPSGRVTWVAGAAPSGCGKTTTAMAGDCFIGDDLAQMWIDPNGSLRAVNPESGIFGIVEDVNWDGDPQLMKLLREPGTEVIWTNVLIDENGVPHWTGNGEPQPERGRNFQGEWVRGKVDQNGKEVPISHPNARCTLMSSALANYSDRSEDSTGVGIRIITYSGRDSNTMPPVRVANNTDEGVVIGACIVSAATATEVGATGVKRAPWANAPFIPGALGDYMDAQFKFFGSNQITEAKRPILAGLNYFLTDEARGGNSKKLLGEKRDVKVWLAWLERLVHREVGGIDSPIGLLPRYEDLKGLFKSIIQKEYSESLYIKQFSLYLDNILDRVDLQIAAYGKEVNIPNRLFEILEAQKSGLQALKDTFGSIVTPAQLIELQQ comes from the coding sequence ATGTTACGTATAAAAACGGCGGTTTTGGCCAGAAGCTTGATCACCGGCCTTAAAGGAGAAAAAGAGATGGGAATGGGAAAAGAAAATTACAGCCTGACACTGGAAAAAGGAATTGATATCGTTCTGCAACTGGGAGGCATCAGCACCCTGGCGGATGCGTGGAATGTTTTCAAGGCAAAAATGGATGCCGCCAATTTTTCCAAAATTCAGAAAATCAAGAATGAAAAAGTGCTGCTTAAAATTGCCAACGCCATCGCGATGTGCGTTCCGGATGCTGTTTTCGTCAACACGGGCACGGAAAAAGACCGGGAATTTGTCCGCGACTTATCCCTTAAAAAAGGGGAAGAAGCCCCGCTTCCCATGAAAAACCACACCATTCACTACGATTTAAAAGAAGAGCAGGGCCGTATCGTGGATCGAACGTTCTACATCATCAACCCGGACGAAAAGGTCAGCAGCCTTGCCAACGGGATGGTGCGTGCTCAGGCGCTAACGGAAGTCAAAGAGAAAATGGCCGGCATCATGCGCGGCAAAACCATGATTCTGGGCTTTTATATGAGGGGGCCCGTGGGAGCGCCGGCATCCAATCCGGCCCTTGAAATGAGCAGCAGCACCTATGTATTGCACAGTGCCGATCTATTGTATCGAAATGCTTTTGATCAGTTTGACGCGGAAGTCACCCGTCTGGGTCATTTTTTCACGAATATTCACAGCGAGGGCCTAAACCGGCCAGAAGATCTGCCCAACGCCCGGGTTCTGATGGATCGCAGTTACCGGACCACCTATAGTTTTAATTGCACCTATGCGGGCAACACGCTGTTGATGAAAAAGGGAAATCATCGGTTTGCCGTGGACAAGGCCGTTTATGAAGGCCGCGGCCGGGAACTGGCCGAACATATGTTCATAACCGGCATCAAAGGACCCAGCGGGCGGGTGACCTGGGTGGCCGGAGCGGCCCCGAGCGGTTGCGGCAAAACCACGACCGCGATGGCCGGCGATTGTTTTATCGGCGACGATCTGGCACAGATGTGGATTGACCCGAACGGCTCGCTTCGCGCCGTCAACCCTGAAAGCGGCATTTTCGGTATCGTGGAGGACGTGAACTGGGACGGCGATCCACAACTGATGAAACTTCTCAGGGAACCCGGCACGGAAGTCATCTGGACCAATGTGCTGATTGATGAAAACGGTGTGCCCCACTGGACGGGAAACGGCGAGCCCCAACCGGAACGGGGTCGTAATTTTCAAGGCGAATGGGTTCGGGGAAAAGTAGATCAAAACGGCAAGGAAGTTCCGATTTCCCATCCCAATGCCCGGTGCACGCTCATGAGCAGCGCCCTTGCCAATTACTCGGACCGATCTGAAGATTCCACCGGTGTCGGCATTCGCATCATCACCTACAGCGGACGGGACAGCAACACCATGCCGCCAGTAAGGGTCGCCAACAATACGGATGAGGGGGTGGTCATCGGCGCTTGCATCGTCTCGGCAGCAACCGCCACCGAGGTGGGCGCCACCGGCGTAAAACGCGCGCCGTGGGCCAATGCCCCTTTTATTCCAGGCGCCCTGGGTGACTACATGGATGCCCAGTTTAAATTTTTCGGCAGCAACCAAATCACCGAGGCCAAGCGACCGATTCTGGCCGGCCTGAACTACTTTCTGACCGATGAGGCCCGGGGCGGAAATTCCAAAAAACTGCTGGGCGAAAAACGGGATGTCAAAGTGTGGCTGGCATGGCTGGAACGGCTTGTTCACCGGGAAGTCGGCGGAATCGACTCGCCCATCGGGTTATTGCCAAGGTATGAGGATTTAAAAGGCCTTTTTAAGTCGATCATACAAAAGGAGTATTCCGAATCGTTATACATCAAGCAGTTTTCACTATATCTGGATAATATTCTTGACCGCGTCGATCTTCAGATCGCCGCCTACGGCAAGGAAGTGAATATTCCCAACCGGCTATTTGAAATTCTGGAGGCACAAAAGTCCGGTCTTCAGGCGCTGAAAGACACCTTTGGCTCGATCGTAACCCCGGCGCAGTTGATCGAACTTCAACAATAG
- a CDS encoding XTP/dITP diphosphatase gives MTKLLQLVIASGNKGKTAEIKELLKGFPIQIKNLTDFGPIPPVIENGLNFEENAYKKASLTARVLGFPALADDSGLCVEALGGAPGVFSARYAGEHATDAQRCDYLLSEMKGKTNRKAAFECVISIAVPTGPALTYESRCEGRITEHTVGTNGFGYDPIFFYPPLNKTFAQLSQEEKGRVSHRGKALREVRKEFDKILVWIRQHMPEPEKFGCQGG, from the coding sequence GTGACAAAACTTTTGCAATTGGTAATCGCCTCCGGCAACAAGGGAAAAACCGCTGAAATAAAAGAGCTGCTTAAAGGGTTTCCCATACAGATCAAAAACCTGACTGACTTCGGCCCGATTCCGCCGGTGATTGAAAATGGGCTTAACTTTGAGGAAAATGCCTATAAAAAAGCCAGCCTTACGGCGCGCGTGCTGGGATTTCCCGCCCTGGCCGACGATTCCGGGCTTTGTGTCGAGGCCCTGGGCGGCGCCCCGGGTGTTTTTTCCGCCCGTTACGCCGGTGAGCATGCCACCGACGCGCAACGGTGTGACTATCTGCTCTCCGAGATGAAAGGCAAAACCAATCGGAAAGCTGCGTTCGAGTGCGTTATTTCCATTGCGGTGCCAACCGGTCCGGCGCTTACCTACGAATCCCGCTGCGAAGGCCGAATCACCGAGCACACGGTCGGCACGAATGGCTTTGGCTATGATCCGATTTTTTTCTATCCCCCCTTAAATAAAACCTTTGCCCAATTATCCCAAGAGGAAAAAGGACGAGTCAGTCATCGGGGCAAAGCCCTGCGGGAAGTGCGCAAGGAGTTCGATAAAATTCTGGTCTGGATTCGCCAGCATATGCCGGAACCCGAAAAATTCGGTTGTCAGGGAGGATAG
- a CDS encoding regulatory protein RecX encodes MSPLKPTANAPSDKEESSSSSKEAERAGKAAAFRLLARRNLTRRELSLKLSARGFDEKTTTRVLAACERLHYVNDNEFALAYRKQMTQKGYGARRIRMAMKQKGFTARQIDAAFSDYDLTTDENRVAAEVLARKINTLRHLSNDLRKKEKLYRFLYSRGFTQSTIFESFRTIQPDTDTGST; translated from the coding sequence ATGTCGCCACTGAAACCCACGGCGAACGCGCCGAGTGATAAGGAAGAAAGTTCTTCCTCATCAAAAGAGGCCGAACGCGCTGGTAAAGCCGCTGCCTTTCGGCTTCTCGCCCGTCGGAATCTCACGCGCCGGGAATTATCCCTCAAGCTCTCTGCTCGCGGATTTGACGAAAAAACGACCACCCGCGTTCTTGCGGCCTGTGAACGGCTTCATTATGTAAATGACAATGAATTCGCCTTGGCCTACCGAAAACAAATGACGCAAAAAGGGTATGGCGCCCGTCGAATCAGAATGGCAATGAAACAAAAAGGTTTTACCGCTCGGCAGATTGATGCGGCCTTTTCCGATTATGACCTGACCACCGATGAAAACAGGGTGGCAGCCGAGGTGCTGGCCCGGAAAATAAACACCCTTCGTCATCTTTCAAATGACCTGAGAAAAAAAGAAAAGTTGTATCGGTTTCTTTATTCTCGAGGGTTTACCCAATCCACCATTTTTGAGAGCTTCCGAACCATTCAGCCCGATACCGATACCGGATCGACATAA
- a CDS encoding DUF177 domain-containing protein: MQIRVASLPENGIVIELNEPVNRFAVLKEMQEQGECEFLGNIAGVVAVKKVMDMVAVSGNLHIGVRLMCSRCLEEFDTILADHFSVSFTKNLPEIKEEQSEFALQAEDLGLVFYEGDIIDLHDAVQEQVVMLFPVSPVCASTCKGLCHTCGENLNKGGCTCEKNNGIDPRFAVLKALKLPPRKD; encoded by the coding sequence ATGCAGATTCGAGTCGCCTCTTTACCGGAAAATGGTATCGTTATAGAGCTTAATGAGCCGGTGAATCGCTTTGCCGTGTTAAAAGAGATGCAGGAACAGGGAGAGTGCGAATTTCTCGGGAATATTGCAGGGGTGGTAGCGGTTAAAAAGGTGATGGACATGGTGGCGGTGTCCGGGAACCTTCATATCGGCGTTCGCCTTATGTGCAGCCGGTGCCTGGAGGAATTTGATACCATTTTGGCGGATCATTTTTCTGTGAGTTTCACTAAGAATCTACCTGAAATAAAGGAAGAACAAAGCGAATTTGCCCTTCAGGCCGAGGATCTCGGGCTTGTTTTCTACGAAGGGGATATCATCGATTTACACGATGCCGTTCAGGAACAGGTGGTAATGCTCTTTCCGGTAAGTCCGGTTTGCGCATCGACATGCAAGGGGCTTTGCCACACTTGCGGGGAAAATCTTAACAAAGGCGGCTGCACCTGCGAGAAAAATAACGGCATAGATCCGCGATTCGCCGTTTTAAAAGCCCTTAAGCTTCCGCCCCGGAAGGATTGA
- a CDS encoding dihydrofolate reductase family protein, with amino-acid sequence MKIILVIALTVDGKIGLSSEHFPDWTELADKQMFKRISKESGVIIMGSKTFDTLDKPLPDRKHVVLTRKKHRRSETAQVEFTAKSPAEIVADLEAQGYSQAVLGGGSRVNFLFAQAGLIDEILVTFSPKIFGAGLSLFSDQIQMNLALLETGTIGEHTVFARYQVIRSR; translated from the coding sequence ATGAAAATCATTCTTGTAATCGCACTAACCGTGGATGGAAAAATCGGTCTCAGCTCGGAACATTTTCCCGACTGGACCGAGCTGGCGGATAAACAGATGTTTAAGCGCATCTCCAAAGAGTCAGGCGTCATTATCATGGGATCCAAGACCTTTGATACACTGGACAAACCCCTTCCAGACAGAAAACATGTGGTGCTGACGAGAAAAAAACACCGCCGGTCCGAAACTGCGCAGGTCGAATTCACCGCCAAATCTCCCGCTGAAATTGTGGCAGATCTGGAAGCGCAAGGCTATAGCCAGGCAGTGCTCGGCGGCGGCAGCCGAGTTAATTTTCTTTTTGCTCAGGCGGGACTAATTGATGAAATATTGGTTACCTTTTCCCCAAAAATTTTCGGGGCGGGCTTATCGCTCTTTTCAGATCAGATTCAAATGAATCTGGCCTTATTGGAAACCGGAACGATCGGCGAGCACACCGTGTTTGCCCGATATCAGGTCATCCGTTCGCGCTGA